GTATCTATCATTAGTGATATCTAAGTGGATATGGAGGGCATGCAAATATAGATTTGATATCCCTAAGAGGATGAAATCTTCCAAGAACCTCTTCTTGGTTGAGAGATGGAGGGTGCATTCAATCTGGGTGATGAGGTGATTGGTTCTGGGTGTCTgcggttagtttttgttttgttccatCTCTTGTTCATGTAGAGTTTCAGTAGAATTGTTGAAGTGCTCTCTTAgcttgttttgggttttggtgcCTTTTTGAGGTTCGGTGTCGTGCCCTTGATGCCTAGTCAGGCTGCCTTTGAGTTTgtatttggtttttcttttttgcaatAAATTGATTCTACCTatcaaagaaaagggaaaaagaactctgtcaaGGAGTGTACATACACCgccctatgcctagacatatttggggtgaaatgaccaccctgcccccatgaaatgTTCAAAAAACTCGATCCCCACTTGATGCCTCAGTGCACTCTCccattgcccccccccccctcagaCAGCGAACACTTCCCCCatccctttcccccccccccaaaaaaaaaaaacgaaaaaataaactaaaatttCTGTAAATATTAATCACTTTTCAGATGGATTCATCTAAAATTAAATTTGAGGCGTTGTTTCTGGGTGGGACGCAGGGCCACGCCGTGCTCTAGTAAATGAGAACGCACACGGTGGCACAAAAGGGGACGGAATTTCCGCCATACATGGGGGCCATGGCGATCATTCCGGCCCCTGTTGTGCGTGGGTGTGGCCCCTGCGTCCCAcgcagaaaacattctcccccATTAAATTTATACACCATAATTGTTCATAATTCCCATATACCATGGgaacaaccaccaaaaaaaaaaaaaagagaattacatATTACACCATGAATGATCAATCTACTTTCTTAACAAGAAGATCTAGTTCATCAAGAACTGggtgcagcagcagcagctgaAGCATCTCCGGCAGCCGCCGTCGCCGCTGAGTTCCCGGAATTTTGTTCAGCTTCTTTAATCAATTTCaagatctcttctctctttgcaGCCAATTCTTTTATCTTGACTTCTATCTTTGCCAGCTTTTGCTTTAACTTTGTTGGATCCTTCTTATCTtcagggttcttcttcttcttcttctcctcctccttatCCTTACCTGTGCCATCacattctttgttttcttcatgatcctcatcaccatccttctccttcttctttttcttcttcttgtcgtcctttgttttctcttctcccaactcctcctcctccttggtcttcttttcatctttgttcttctctttcttttccaccTTGTTTGAATCGTCATTTTCTGGCTTTGTTTCCCCCATTTGAATACTGTAAATTTATCTCAACCAGTAGTAGCTGCTAATAAAGTTCTCTCCCACCTGAATATATCTCCTAGTAACGAAAATTTACGAGTTGTATTAGAGAGAAGCAGTTCATGATCATGAAACAAAGAATTATAGGTTTCCTCAGAATGAACTGTAGAATCAtcgaaatggaacaaatctgGCTTAATTTGTAGAgaattgttggatatgtgtctTTGGAAGACTTAATAAGCCTTTATATCCAGCGAACTCTAAGAAGACGACTAATTAATGGCGATAAAAGCAAGTTGGAGCGTGAAATCTGATAAACCCATGACGATAATAAGGTCACCAGCGAACGATCCGGGATGTTAatttaggctgcgtttggtatgtattcttggaatacattctaggtcgatttcacattctcagatgataaaaacaattCCTTGATGTGTTCCGCCTCAGTTTTCTCATATGTTTTTACTTTTAAACTCATGAAGTTCTCAATAGCTTAGGTTGACCTAAACGCCCTACTGATTGAGAGAGGGAGGAAATGTCAAAGCTGAAGCTAATCCAAGATTTTTGTACCAAAAGGAAAGGAGACAATTTATCAATTAGATTAAAACAATAATTAAGATATAAAtcgatttggtttcggtttAAATTGTTCGgttcatgttgtaatggacataAATCAAATAGAATCAATTATTAATCGGTTTCAAGTttccaaatcaaaacaaattacTAATCGACTTCTAATTGGTTTCGAttatatggttttttttatCGGATTCATTTTGatttgtcaatttttttttgttatatagTTTGTAAATGATCCGTTGTGATTTGATGGAATTTTGGGTACCGGTGTC
The nucleotide sequence above comes from Telopea speciosissima isolate NSW1024214 ecotype Mountain lineage chromosome 3, Tspe_v1, whole genome shotgun sequence. Encoded proteins:
- the LOC122654233 gene encoding protein PXR1, with product MGETKPENDDSNKVEKKEKNKDEKKTKEEEELGEEKTKDDKKKKKKKEKDGDEDHEENKECDGTGKDKEEEKKKKKNPEDKKDPTKLKQKLAKIEVKIKELAAKREEILKLIKEAEQNSGNSAATAAAGDASAAAAAPSS